In Candidatus Krumholzibacteriia bacterium, one DNA window encodes the following:
- a CDS encoding glycosyltransferase family 9 protein, whose protein sequence is MLFVQSGDLTDLLFAAPVLTGLQRTYPRCRVGVLVQEDASELIRHHPHVHDMLLYRPGQMRLAHPAFFRLVRQLRRRAYDMIIHMGESPPPSHEVLGYLSGAPVRLGPARERSYPYVNCELRWNPEKSGYEGRRLAEVCGLLGVQPEEDLRTAVLTEQDLRFARQLVHFRKPRADQLLIGVDPGKGKANTRVLDRTLAYLLHAIYQRYRSKVIVLATPEEDEAAQRFEQGLQCERIELPRHNVKDVVALLSQCDLFLAGNTNLLHFAVAFGVPTLGLFTERDDPRWTPPEAGHFSVLQGQRGTRLSLETFLAQVERLLSLPARR, encoded by the coding sequence CTGTTCGCCGCCCCTGTCCTCACCGGCCTGCAGCGGACCTACCCGCGCTGCCGCGTCGGCGTCCTCGTGCAAGAGGATGCGAGCGAGCTGATCCGCCACCACCCGCACGTGCACGACATGCTCCTCTACCGCCCCGGGCAGATGCGTCTCGCCCATCCGGCCTTCTTCCGTCTGGTGCGCCAGCTGCGCCGGCGCGCCTACGACATGATCATCCACATGGGGGAGTCGCCCCCGCCGTCGCACGAGGTCTTGGGCTACCTGAGCGGCGCCCCGGTGCGTCTCGGGCCAGCACGGGAACGAAGCTATCCCTACGTGAACTGCGAGCTGCGCTGGAACCCGGAGAAATCGGGTTACGAGGGCCGGCGTCTGGCGGAAGTGTGCGGGCTCCTCGGGGTGCAGCCGGAGGAAGACCTGCGCACCGCCGTGCTCACCGAGCAGGACCTGCGTTTCGCCCGGCAGCTCGTGCACTTCCGCAAGCCCCGGGCCGACCAGCTCCTCATCGGCGTCGATCCGGGGAAGGGCAAAGCCAACACCCGCGTCTTGGATCGGACCCTCGCCTACCTCTTGCACGCGATCTACCAGCGCTACCGCTCCAAGGTCATCGTTCTCGCCACCCCGGAGGAAGACGAAGCGGCGCAGCGCTTCGAGCAAGGACTGCAGTGCGAGCGCATCGAGCTGCCGCGGCACAACGTGAAGGACGTCGTGGCGCTGCTTTCCCAGTGCGACCTCTTCCTCGCCGGCAACACCAACCTGCTGCATTTCGCCGTCGCCTTCGGCGTCCCCACCCTCGGGCTCTTCACCGAGCGAGACGACCCGCGCTGGACGCCTCCCGAGGCCGGGCATTTCTCCGTCCTCCAGGGCCAGCGGGGGACGCGGCTCTCCCTCGAGACCTTCCTCGCCCAGGTGGAGCGCCTGCTCTCCCTTCCTGCCCGGCGCTGA